One genomic window of Mogibacterium diversum includes the following:
- a CDS encoding MBL fold metallo-hydrolase: MSINVKRIECAPIGENTYVVKDDATGLCAVIDPGCHNDSIDYFIGGENKLSYIILTHAHWDHIIALNEYKSNYPNAKLIVNFDEHEMITDSSINGTKQYTNEDIALEADIYIADNEELMLGNTTLKFITTPGHTKGGMCILADGNLFSGDTLFFKSVGRTDLYGGNWGHLKESIQNKLFKLDGKTIVYPGHGPSTTIELEMRENPFV; encoded by the coding sequence ATGAGTATAAATGTTAAACGAATTGAATGTGCTCCAATAGGAGAAAACACATATGTAGTAAAGGATGATGCTACAGGGCTTTGTGCGGTAATTGATCCAGGCTGTCACAATGACTCTATCGATTATTTTATCGGAGGAGAGAATAAGTTAAGTTATATTATTCTGACTCATGCACATTGGGATCATATAATTGCCCTTAATGAATACAAGAGCAATTATCCTAATGCAAAGCTGATTGTAAATTTTGATGAGCATGAGATGATAACCGATTCTTCAATCAATGGAACTAAGCAATACACGAATGAAGATATCGCCTTAGAAGCTGATATCTACATTGCTGATAACGAAGAACTTATGCTTGGCAACACAACCCTCAAGTTTATCACAACACCAGGTCATACTAAGGGTGGGATGTGCATTCTTGCTGATGGAAATCTGTTCAGCGGTGATACTTTGTTTTTCAAGAGTGTTGGAAGAACAGATTTATATGGCGGAAATTGGGGGCATCTCAAAGAATCAATTCAGAACAAGCTCTTTAAACTAGATGGTAAGACGATTGTATATCCAGGTCATGGACCATCCACAACTATTGAATTAGAGATGAGGGAAAATCCTTTTGTATAG
- a CDS encoding RelA/SpoT family protein — translation MTTEEFIAKLESLNHKYNSPLVVKAFEIANNLHKGQLRKSGEPYIIHPIAVSFILANFGMDTETIIAGLMHDVVEDTPYTREQLVEDFGEEIALLVDGVTKLGNIKYDSKEELQAENFRKMFLAMSKDIRVLIIKLADRLHNMRTLEYMPTKKREEKALETLEIYAPLAGRLGIYSIKFELEDLALMYLHPNEYKELSSKVSQRRESRESVVQRLISEIKEGLDNAHIECEVMGRSKHLYSIYKKMVIQKKQLDEIFDLTAIRIIVDSVKDCYAALGLVHTKWTPIPGRFKDYIAMPKPNMYQSIHTTVLDDNGNPFEIQIRTKEMHRIAEYGIAAHWKYKEGKAVGTEDEDEKKLAWLRQALEWQKETDDSLEFLETLKVDLFDHQVFVFTPHGDVVELPAESTPIDFAFKIHTDVGVRCVGAKVNGKMVTIDHKLNTGDIVEIITSANSAGPSMDWLNIAKSSQAKNKIRNWLRKADKTNVVEKGKNNITNYIRKKGYDPALVAKNSYLLKAVKDLGMSNINELYSSISGGGAAQVRLGQRLIDYYIEDTHKEEKKAEEIIKKKPIKHESNSGTPGITVKGSDNLLIKVARCCNPVPGDDIIGFITKGRGITVHRKDCTNILSLPNYEKGRLIQVEWETPKLGQTYYADVLVSGQDRKGLFSDISKVCEDLDIKLSGVNMRPAEDNNITCTLTVSISDTHQMQRLLIALRNVPGISEVYRARS, via the coding sequence ATGACAACTGAAGAATTTATAGCTAAGCTTGAAAGTCTTAACCACAAGTATAATTCACCGCTTGTGGTTAAGGCATTTGAAATAGCTAATAATCTGCATAAAGGGCAGCTTAGGAAAAGCGGGGAACCGTACATAATTCATCCTATTGCTGTCAGCTTTATATTGGCTAATTTTGGCATGGATACCGAAACAATTATTGCCGGACTGATGCATGATGTCGTCGAAGATACTCCATATACCCGCGAACAATTAGTCGAAGATTTTGGTGAAGAAATTGCACTTCTGGTCGATGGTGTTACCAAACTTGGCAATATCAAATACGATTCAAAAGAAGAACTTCAAGCTGAAAATTTTCGAAAGATGTTCCTTGCTATGTCGAAAGACATTAGAGTACTGATTATTAAGCTTGCCGATAGACTTCATAATATGAGAACTTTAGAATATATGCCGACAAAAAAGCGTGAGGAGAAGGCTCTAGAAACACTTGAGATCTATGCTCCACTTGCTGGACGCCTCGGTATATATAGCATTAAATTTGAGTTAGAAGACTTAGCTCTTATGTACCTTCATCCAAACGAATATAAGGAGCTATCTAGCAAAGTAAGTCAGAGACGAGAGAGTAGAGAAAGCGTTGTTCAGCGATTAATATCTGAAATAAAAGAAGGACTTGATAATGCACATATTGAATGCGAAGTAATGGGGCGCTCTAAGCACCTATACAGCATTTATAAGAAAATGGTAATCCAAAAGAAGCAGTTAGATGAAATTTTTGATTTAACGGCTATCAGAATCATCGTCGATAGTGTAAAAGATTGTTATGCTGCTCTCGGACTTGTTCATACTAAATGGACTCCTATTCCTGGCAGGTTTAAAGATTACATTGCAATGCCAAAACCAAATATGTATCAATCGATACACACAACCGTCCTAGATGATAATGGTAATCCATTTGAAATTCAGATTAGGACTAAGGAGATGCATCGCATTGCAGAATACGGTATCGCCGCTCACTGGAAATACAAAGAAGGAAAGGCTGTCGGTACCGAAGATGAAGATGAAAAGAAATTAGCGTGGTTAAGGCAGGCTCTCGAATGGCAAAAGGAAACTGATGACTCGCTAGAATTTCTTGAGACTTTAAAAGTTGATTTATTTGATCATCAGGTATTTGTTTTTACACCTCATGGTGATGTTGTTGAACTTCCTGCGGAGTCTACACCTATCGATTTTGCATTTAAAATCCATACAGATGTAGGCGTAAGGTGCGTTGGTGCTAAAGTTAACGGAAAGATGGTCACTATTGACCATAAGCTTAACACTGGTGATATCGTAGAAATTATCACTTCAGCGAACTCTGCTGGCCCTAGCATGGATTGGCTTAATATCGCAAAGAGCTCTCAAGCAAAAAATAAGATTAGAAATTGGTTACGCAAAGCTGATAAGACTAATGTTGTTGAAAAAGGTAAGAATAATATCACTAACTATATTAGAAAAAAAGGGTACGATCCTGCACTTGTTGCAAAAAATTCTTACCTGCTTAAGGCTGTAAAAGATTTAGGTATGAGTAATATAAATGAGCTATACTCCTCTATCTCTGGAGGTGGTGCAGCTCAGGTAAGACTTGGTCAAAGGCTTATCGATTACTATATCGAAGATACTCATAAAGAAGAAAAAAAAGCTGAAGAAATAATAAAAAAGAAACCAATAAAGCATGAATCCAATTCAGGAACACCTGGAATTACGGTTAAAGGTTCTGACAACCTTCTGATTAAAGTTGCTAGATGCTGCAATCCTGTACCTGGTGACGACATCATCGGCTTTATCACAAAAGGTAGAGGTATTACTGTCCACAGAAAAGACTGCACAAATATACTTAGCTTGCCGAATTATGAGAAGGGTAGACTTATTCAGGTAGAATGGGAAACTCCTAAACTCGGTCAGACATACTATGCGGATGTCCTTGTTTCTGGGCAGGATAGAAAAGGGCTGTTTAGTGATATATCAAAGGTTTGCGAAGATTTAGATATAAAGCTTTCTGGAGTTAATATGAGACCAGCCGAGGACAACAATATTACATGTACACTAACGGTATCAATATCAGATACACATCAGATGCAGCGACTTTTAATAGCGCTTCGTAATGTTCCAGGTATTTCAGAGGTATATAGGGCTAGATCATAA
- the secD gene encoding protein translocase subunit SecD, whose translation MKTGTKKFLAVLVTVIIIIGWAIAINGAGPIKSINKQLKYGLDINGGVYVLLQADTKATGSDLSKLMDQTKSVLENRVNAMGISEATVSVEGNNKVRVEMPGVDDADTAIKQIGKTAQLRFLLADGTQIMNGNDIKDASFSTDSNNGGYKITMDFTSAGSQKFAKATEKTSQGAVTATLKNSDGSAFDAQSIIIMLDNKVISAPTAKSVINSRSCEITRQGGFSKEEASQTSSLIRGGALPASLTEVNSSVETATIGANALVKSVKAGIIGLAIVFLIMLVAYGLLGFIADLALSLYVLIVLVAMASLGAVLTLPGIAGIILSIGMAVDSNVIIFTRIREEISKGKSIRAAVDTGFKSALSTVVDSQTTTLIASIVLYLIGTTAVKGFALTLMLGTICSIFTAVIITQLYVTLLADSKTFGKNKYFGVNEDGTPRFKLKREFDFIGNRKKFYALSLSVIIIGIACAGFKGFNYGIDFTGGTTIQLDMGKKVNIEEVKKTIAKHKLDPQIVYAGDKNNQIVIRTIKALKADQRQEVINTIDSKYSLKKGAVLSSEEFGPTVGKELRHNAVKSVLIATFCMLIYIRFRFKNWNYGLAAVSGLGHDVLVTLAIYAIFGFTINNPFIAGILTVVGYSINDTIVVFDRIRENTKFYKRKEVVELINDSINQTLSRSIMTSLTTIVVMIPLFFLVSSEIRQFLIPLIIGVSVGTYSSIFLCSPLLYESMRKQNMSKYAKRIEQNEKQRKRIERAKRENDGIIK comes from the coding sequence ATGAAAACTGGAACAAAAAAGTTTTTAGCAGTATTAGTTACAGTTATTATCATTATTGGATGGGCTATTGCTATTAACGGAGCTGGTCCCATTAAGAGCATTAACAAACAGCTCAAATACGGTCTTGATATTAACGGTGGTGTGTATGTATTACTTCAGGCAGATACGAAAGCAACTGGATCTGATCTTAGTAAACTTATGGATCAGACTAAATCAGTACTTGAAAACCGTGTTAACGCAATGGGTATTTCAGAGGCAACAGTTTCTGTAGAAGGTAATAATAAAGTTCGTGTCGAAATGCCGGGAGTTGATGATGCTGATACAGCCATCAAGCAGATTGGTAAGACGGCTCAGCTCAGATTTTTACTCGCTGATGGCACTCAGATTATGAATGGTAATGATATCAAAGATGCATCATTTAGCACTGATTCAAATAATGGTGGATACAAGATTACTATGGACTTCACCTCTGCAGGCTCACAAAAGTTTGCAAAAGCGACTGAAAAAACTTCTCAAGGTGCTGTAACTGCAACACTAAAGAACTCCGATGGTAGCGCCTTTGATGCACAGTCAATCATCATTATGCTTGATAACAAAGTTATTTCTGCACCTACAGCGAAAAGCGTGATAAACAGCAGAAGCTGTGAGATTACTAGACAGGGTGGTTTTTCAAAAGAAGAAGCTTCACAGACATCGTCTCTCATTAGAGGAGGTGCACTACCTGCGTCTCTTACAGAAGTTAACTCATCAGTTGAGACTGCGACGATTGGAGCGAATGCGCTAGTTAAATCTGTTAAGGCAGGTATCATCGGTCTTGCTATTGTTTTCTTAATTATGCTTGTAGCATATGGACTACTAGGATTTATTGCGGACCTTGCTCTGTCGCTATATGTTCTAATAGTATTGGTAGCAATGGCTTCACTAGGGGCAGTTCTAACGCTTCCTGGTATTGCTGGTATAATTCTCTCAATAGGTATGGCTGTTGACTCAAACGTTATTATATTTACTAGAATCAGAGAGGAAATATCAAAGGGTAAATCGATCAGAGCTGCAGTTGACACAGGATTTAAATCTGCATTATCAACTGTTGTCGATTCTCAGACCACAACGCTGATTGCTTCAATCGTATTATATCTAATTGGTACTACAGCGGTTAAGGGCTTCGCTCTTACTCTAATGCTCGGTACAATTTGCAGTATTTTTACAGCTGTTATAATAACTCAGCTATACGTGACGCTTCTTGCTGACAGTAAGACATTTGGAAAGAACAAATATTTTGGAGTAAACGAAGACGGTACTCCTAGATTTAAACTAAAGCGTGAGTTTGACTTCATCGGAAATCGAAAGAAATTCTACGCTCTCTCACTTAGCGTAATTATCATCGGAATCGCTTGTGCCGGGTTTAAGGGTTTCAACTACGGAATCGATTTTACTGGCGGAACAACTATTCAGCTTGATATGGGCAAGAAGGTCAATATCGAAGAGGTTAAGAAAACGATCGCTAAGCACAAACTAGATCCTCAGATTGTATATGCTGGCGACAAGAACAACCAAATTGTAATTAGGACGATAAAAGCGCTAAAAGCCGATCAGCGACAAGAGGTAATTAATACAATTGATTCAAAATACAGCTTGAAGAAGGGCGCTGTTCTTTCATCTGAAGAGTTTGGACCAACAGTAGGAAAAGAGCTGAGACATAACGCTGTTAAGTCCGTACTCATAGCAACGTTCTGTATGCTTATATACATAAGATTTAGATTCAAGAACTGGAACTACGGACTTGCTGCTGTCAGCGGACTTGGTCATGACGTATTAGTAACGCTTGCTATTTACGCAATATTTGGATTTACAATCAACAATCCATTTATCGCTGGTATATTGACCGTTGTAGGTTATTCCATCAATGATACTATCGTAGTGTTTGATAGAATACGTGAGAATACAAAGTTCTACAAGCGTAAAGAAGTTGTAGAACTCATAAATGACAGTATCAATCAGACCCTATCGAGGTCGATTATGACGTCGCTTACAACTATTGTTGTTATGATTCCACTGTTCTTCCTAGTTTCATCTGAAATTAGACAGTTCTTGATACCGTTAATTATCGGTGTATCGGTAGGAACGTATTCATCAATATTCTTATGCAGCCCACTTCTTTATGAGTCGATGCGTAAGCAGAATATGTCAAAGTACGCAAAACGCATAGAGCAAAACGAGAAGCAGCGCAAGAGGATTGAGCGCGCTAAACGCGAGAACGACGGCATAATAAAATAG
- the yajC gene encoding preprotein translocase subunit YajC has protein sequence MKTGLYNIVLILVFIPLIYFMLIRPQRKRDKEVTSMRAALKPGDNIVTIGGIVGKIVRIKDDRILIETGSGKTKMEIVKSAVGSVVGKQESDKKEDKQPEEKAEPAEETHVNRSKKVTPKKLGAKKSDSKDDTEKDAE, from the coding sequence ATGAAGACAGGTTTATACAATATCGTCTTAATATTGGTATTTATACCACTTATCTACTTTATGCTTATTAGACCACAGAGAAAGCGTGACAAAGAAGTTACTAGCATGAGAGCTGCTCTTAAGCCTGGTGATAATATCGTCACAATTGGTGGTATTGTCGGAAAAATTGTAAGAATTAAGGATGATAGAATTCTTATCGAAACTGGTTCAGGCAAGACTAAAATGGAGATTGTTAAATCTGCTGTAGGTAGCGTTGTTGGCAAACAGGAATCTGACAAAAAGGAAGATAAACAGCCTGAAGAAAAAGCTGAACCTGCAGAAGAGACACATGTTAACAGATCCAAGAAGGTTACTCCAAAGAAGCTTGGTGCTAAAAAATCTGATAGCAAGGATGACACTGAAAAGGATGCCGAATAG
- a CDS encoding Mur ligase family protein, with product MGKLRFFCALLIAKLSIIALKITRHNGTNFPGIVAIRICPNFLEYIELPDKIIGITGTNGKTTCSNLLNDALTFLGEKVLNNSAGSNTITGITTSLINSVNLAGKQSYDTAVFEIDELSSRRIFPFIHIDYLVVTNLSRDSIMRNGHPEYMRSILEANIDKSTRLILNADDLISSLMCPDNSKVYFGIESLDSDKNCCTNLIDDCPICPVCSSKLMYTKNRYSNIGRAYCPNCNFKSFTADYLATDVNIDSMTMNVFLEGENCKFNLFNNGIFNIYNELTLIATLSELNYKVDEIKEAVGSVHITKERLNEFEAGGIKLSSVLCKDRNAYASSRVFEYIEAQPGDKELLLFNNNFQDDATWSENMCWLYDADFELLADDRIKTIVTTGSRGLDFKLRLLSAGVREENIRYVKDPLDCVKELNFTEGETIFLLYGTDPLSPARKVRKILEEHLNRIDKNEKVH from the coding sequence ATGGGTAAATTGCGCTTTTTCTGCGCTCTCTTAATTGCAAAGCTATCTATTATTGCGCTTAAGATTACTAGGCATAATGGCACTAACTTTCCTGGTATAGTTGCTATTAGAATATGTCCTAATTTTCTTGAGTATATTGAGCTACCTGATAAGATAATCGGAATTACTGGAACTAATGGCAAAACTACATGTTCTAATCTACTTAATGACGCCCTTACTTTTTTAGGAGAGAAGGTACTTAATAATTCTGCTGGTTCTAATACGATCACTGGTATTACAACGTCACTCATAAATAGTGTAAATTTGGCTGGAAAACAGAGCTATGACACAGCAGTCTTTGAAATAGACGAGCTATCTTCTAGAAGAATATTCCCATTTATACATATCGACTATCTCGTGGTTACTAATTTGTCTCGTGATTCCATAATGAGAAATGGACATCCAGAATACATGAGGTCAATTCTTGAAGCTAATATTGACAAATCTACAAGACTTATTTTAAATGCAGATGATCTTATATCTTCACTGATGTGTCCTGACAATAGCAAGGTTTATTTCGGAATTGAATCACTTGATAGCGACAAAAATTGCTGTACGAATCTTATTGACGACTGCCCAATTTGTCCAGTATGCAGTTCGAAATTAATGTATACGAAAAACAGATACAGCAATATAGGTAGGGCATATTGCCCAAATTGTAATTTCAAATCATTTACTGCTGATTATTTAGCCACAGATGTTAATATCGATTCCATGACGATGAACGTATTTCTAGAAGGTGAGAACTGCAAATTTAACCTGTTTAATAATGGAATTTTCAATATTTATAATGAATTAACGCTTATAGCGACTTTGAGTGAATTAAACTATAAAGTGGATGAAATTAAAGAAGCTGTAGGAAGCGTTCATATAACAAAAGAGAGACTGAATGAATTTGAGGCTGGTGGAATTAAATTAAGTTCTGTTCTTTGTAAGGATAGAAATGCATATGCGAGCTCAAGAGTGTTTGAATACATCGAAGCACAGCCTGGAGATAAGGAACTTCTATTATTCAACAATAACTTCCAAGACGATGCCACATGGTCAGAAAATATGTGCTGGCTTTATGATGCGGATTTTGAACTACTCGCAGATGACAGAATTAAAACTATAGTTACTACAGGGTCTAGAGGATTAGATTTTAAATTAAGACTGCTTTCAGCTGGAGTTAGAGAAGAAAATATTAGATATGTAAAGGATCCTCTTGACTGCGTAAAAGAGTTGAATTTTACAGAAGGGGAAACCATATTTTTGCTTTATGGAACTGATCCGCTTTCACCGGCACGAAAAGTCAGAAAAATTCTAGAAGAACATCTAAACAGGATTGATAAAAACGAGAAGGTGCATTAA
- a CDS encoding sugar-transfer associated ATP-grasp domain-containing protein, with translation MSANFLYKLRVLSGARFSKLNDVATEINRRCGKSKSSIIRDIYHCYRRFGSGYYDYITYHFYELDDKMRDTYMTRMRSKKLITFLNNPEKAKIFDNKNKFDEVFKEFIDRDFLDALNCDLDEATRFYNENEVGFGKMLDLSCGKGAEIIRMSDFENAEAFYDYIKEKGFGVVEEYLINHDKIREVYEPALNTMRMITIIGDDNEPHLFFAAQKFGVNGRFIDVHGIHAPIDLETGIVHFPFHSGNTDTDLIYTKHPDTGYDLTNYEVPLFKEAKEMILRAATKVPEMRYVGWDVAVTNKGPKIVEGNDYTAYDYMQLPYQNPSRIGVIPDILKLVPSFKDELYK, from the coding sequence ATGAGTGCAAATTTTCTTTATAAACTTAGGGTGCTTTCGGGAGCGAGATTCTCAAAATTAAATGATGTTGCTACTGAAATTAATAGAAGATGTGGAAAAAGTAAATCTAGTATTATAAGAGATATATATCACTGCTACAGACGATTCGGTAGTGGATATTACGATTACATAACTTATCATTTTTATGAATTAGATGATAAAATGCGTGATACGTACATGACGCGTATGCGTAGCAAAAAATTAATTACTTTTCTAAACAATCCTGAAAAAGCAAAGATTTTTGATAATAAAAACAAGTTCGATGAAGTGTTTAAAGAATTTATCGATAGAGATTTTCTTGATGCACTTAATTGTGATCTCGATGAGGCAACACGCTTTTACAATGAAAACGAAGTTGGGTTTGGTAAAATGCTTGATCTCTCATGCGGAAAGGGCGCCGAGATTATCAGAATGTCAGACTTCGAAAATGCTGAGGCATTCTATGACTATATAAAAGAAAAGGGATTCGGAGTTGTTGAGGAGTATCTAATAAATCACGATAAGATTCGTGAAGTATATGAACCTGCACTTAATACAATGCGTATGATTACAATTATAGGCGATGACAACGAACCACATTTATTCTTTGCCGCTCAGAAATTTGGCGTAAATGGTCGTTTTATCGATGTTCACGGTATTCATGCTCCAATAGATTTGGAAACAGGGATTGTTCATTTCCCTTTTCACAGCGGAAATACCGATACTGATTTGATATATACAAAACACCCTGACACTGGCTATGATTTAACAAATTATGAGGTACCTTTGTTCAAGGAAGCTAAAGAAATGATTCTGCGAGCAGCAACGAAGGTTCCCGAGATGAGATATGTAGGATGGGATGTTGCTGTTACAAATAAAGGACCTAAAATTGTTGAAGGAAATGATTACACTGCATATGACTACATGCAGCTTCCGTATCAGAATCCTAGCAGAATCGGTGTTATTCCTGATATTTTAAAGCTTGTCCCTAGCTTCAAAGATGAACTATACAAATAA
- the coaE gene encoding dephospho-CoA kinase (Dephospho-CoA kinase (CoaE) performs the final step in coenzyme A biosynthesis.), protein MLRIAITGGIGSGKTAVTNYLEYLGFTVVDADVISREMTGPGGCAIERIAEVFGPDIASIEKGLSREYIRTLIFSNNEMKQKFEDIVTKSVIKTINRILKGYELSGKSAVFVAAPLLFEYDMQDDFDAVWLVVADEAKRIARVAERDGLDAEMITRIIDSQLSDEEKSLLASDIIENNSTVDHLKDAVNVLLDKYKLGP, encoded by the coding sequence ATGTTAAGGATTGCCATTACGGGGGGGATTGGTTCGGGAAAAACCGCCGTTACTAATTACCTGGAATATCTAGGGTTTACTGTCGTAGATGCCGATGTGATATCGCGTGAGATGACAGGTCCAGGGGGATGTGCGATTGAACGCATTGCCGAGGTATTTGGACCCGATATTGCTTCAATTGAAAAAGGGCTATCACGTGAATATATTCGCACTCTTATATTTAGTAACAATGAAATGAAACAAAAATTTGAGGACATAGTTACTAAATCTGTTATCAAGACTATTAATCGCATTTTAAAAGGCTATGAACTATCAGGAAAGAGCGCTGTTTTCGTTGCGGCACCACTTCTATTTGAATATGATATGCAAGATGATTTTGATGCAGTTTGGTTAGTCGTAGCAGATGAAGCTAAAAGAATAGCAAGGGTGGCTGAACGGGATGGGCTTGATGCAGAAATGATTACCAGAATAATTGATTCGCAGTTAAGCGATGAAGAAAAATCTCTACTTGCATCTGATATCATAGAGAATAATTCGACGGTAGATCATTTGAAAGACGCTGTTAATGTGCTTTTAGATAAATATAAACTAGGGCCATAA